In Staphylococcus lloydii, the following proteins share a genomic window:
- a CDS encoding cyclase family protein — MSYPLWNQLEQLKSAEWVDLTHTFDDAIPCFSEDERASVKPLATVKEDGYYVQRWNLVTQYGTHLDAPNHFVNHARSLNDFDLTEFALPLIVLDYSSEVAHDADFIVTKEHLIQWERINGKIDPHTFVALRTDWSKRWPDTTKFENKDTHGQPHTPGWSRDALQFLIEERQVKAIGHETFDTDAAIDATRNEDFVSQRYVLEQDIFQIELLTHLDQLPARGAIIFTICPKADDAPGFPVRAFAIKPK, encoded by the coding sequence ATGAGTTATCCATTATGGAACCAACTTGAACAACTAAAAAGTGCAGAATGGGTCGATCTTACGCACACGTTTGACGACGCCATTCCATGCTTTAGTGAAGACGAGCGTGCAAGCGTAAAACCATTAGCAACTGTAAAAGAGGATGGTTATTATGTTCAACGTTGGAATCTCGTTACACAATACGGTACACACCTTGACGCACCGAATCATTTTGTTAATCATGCCCGCAGTCTAAATGACTTTGATTTAACAGAATTTGCGTTACCATTGATAGTCTTAGACTATTCATCAGAAGTCGCACATGATGCAGACTTTATAGTTACTAAAGAACATTTAATTCAATGGGAACGCATTAACGGTAAAATCGACCCACATACATTTGTCGCGTTAAGAACGGATTGGTCTAAACGCTGGCCCGATACAACGAAATTTGAAAATAAAGATACGCATGGCCAACCTCATACCCCAGGTTGGAGCCGAGATGCGTTACAGTTTCTAATCGAAGAACGCCAAGTAAAAGCAATCGGTCACGAAACGTTCGATACAGATGCAGCTATCGATGCAACACGTAACGAAGATTTCGTCAGCCAACGTTATGTCCTTGAGCAAGACATATTTCAAATTGAATTGCTTACTCATTTAGATCAATTGCCAGCACGTGGTGCTATTATTTTTACAATCTGCCCAAAAGCAGATGATGCGCCCGGCTTTCCGGTACGTGCGTTTGCTATCAAGCCAAAATAG
- a CDS encoding TM2 domain-containing protein: MPSNDYAPQQRNIVIAYVLWFFLGQLGVHRFYCGKTASGIFQVILAVFAWATVAIFIGYFFLFILGIWLFIDIFLIPSMCKHPN, encoded by the coding sequence ATGCCATCAAACGACTACGCACCACAGCAACGTAATATCGTTATCGCTTATGTCTTATGGTTCTTTTTAGGCCAACTTGGCGTACACCGTTTCTATTGTGGCAAAACTGCTTCAGGTATTTTCCAAGTGATTCTAGCAGTTTTTGCATGGGCGACAGTAGCAATTTTTATTGGCTATTTCTTCCTATTTATATTAGGGATTTGGCTCTTTATAGACATTTTCTTAATTCCTAGTATGTGCAAGCATCCAAATTAA
- a CDS encoding carbon starvation CstA family protein: MITFIVSIILLVVGYFTYGKYIDKMFGPKKDRPTPAYDQRDNIDYLPMKTSSNSLIQLLNIAGVGPIFGPIMGALYGPVAFIWIVVGCIFAGAVHDYLTGMISIRNKGAHLPELAGKFLGKVMKHFVNIFSILLLLLTGTVFVTSPALLLYNLMDGRIALGIIIFVIFVYYILSTILPIDKIIGRIYPIFGALLLISAVGIGFRLIQTGAPIPELSFKNMHPAGAPIFPLLFFTITCGALSGFHATQTPIISRTTNKEKNARFIFYGMMIAEGIIAMIWAAAGMSLFHGYSGLQDILNRGEAALVVSKASNLLLGSVIGTIAVIGVIILPITSGDTSFRSARMIIADYLNVEQRSMMKRVIVAAPLFVISFGLTQVDFTVLWRYFSWANQTTAVVALWVGAMYLLIAKKNFWVAAIPAVFMTWNIFVYILSQKIGLGLDLTLSYYIGFVLTLLWIAYFGYQYKKMVSAKSFELDYPITGKQQLT, encoded by the coding sequence ATGATTACTTTTATTGTATCAATTATCTTACTTGTTGTTGGTTATTTCACATACGGTAAATATATTGATAAGATGTTTGGCCCTAAAAAGGATCGACCAACGCCTGCATACGATCAACGTGATAACATAGATTATTTGCCGATGAAGACATCGTCTAACTCGTTAATACAGTTGTTAAATATCGCCGGTGTGGGACCTATTTTTGGACCAATCATGGGTGCATTATATGGCCCGGTTGCTTTTATATGGATTGTTGTCGGTTGTATTTTTGCTGGTGCAGTTCATGATTATTTAACTGGGATGATTTCAATTCGTAACAAAGGGGCACATTTACCTGAATTAGCAGGGAAGTTTTTAGGTAAAGTGATGAAGCATTTCGTTAATATTTTTTCTATCTTATTATTATTACTTACTGGAACGGTCTTTGTTACAAGTCCAGCCTTATTACTATATAATTTAATGGATGGCCGTATTGCATTAGGTATAATTATTTTCGTAATTTTTGTCTACTATATTCTATCTACGATATTACCAATAGACAAAATCATTGGACGCATTTATCCAATTTTCGGTGCACTTTTATTAATCAGTGCGGTAGGTATTGGTTTTAGATTAATTCAAACTGGAGCGCCAATTCCTGAACTAAGCTTTAAAAATATGCATCCTGCTGGCGCACCGATATTCCCATTATTATTCTTTACGATTACATGTGGTGCATTATCTGGGTTCCATGCGACACAAACACCTATTATTTCTAGAACTACGAATAAAGAGAAAAATGCACGTTTTATTTTCTACGGCATGATGATTGCTGAAGGTATTATAGCCATGATTTGGGCAGCAGCTGGAATGAGTTTATTCCACGGTTATAGTGGTTTACAAGATATTTTAAATCGTGGTGAGGCTGCATTAGTTGTAAGTAAGGCTTCTAATTTATTACTCGGTTCAGTCATTGGTACGATTGCAGTTATAGGTGTAATCATTTTACCGATTACGAGTGGCGATACGTCATTTAGAAGTGCACGTATGATTATTGCCGACTATTTAAACGTTGAACAACGTAGCATGATGAAAAGAGTTATCGTAGCAGCACCATTATTTGTTATTAGCTTCGGTTTAACTCAAGTTGATTTCACGGTACTATGGCGTTATTTCTCTTGGGCCAACCAAACGACAGCCGTTGTAGCCTTATGGGTAGGTGCGATGTATCTGTTAATCGCTAAAAAGAACTTCTGGGTCGCTGCGATACCGGCAGTCTTTATGACATGGAATATTTTTGTCTATATATTAAGCCAGAAGATCGGTTTAGGTTTAGACTTAACGCTTAGCTATTATATAGGATTTGTATTAACGTTACTCTGGATCGCTTATTTCGGTTATCAATATAAAAAGATGGTTTCAGCTAAATCATTCGAACTCGATTATCCAATTACTGGAAAACAACAACTTACTTAA
- a CDS encoding CynX/NimT family MFS transporter gives MKQDTTHTKINWLLFIGILLVAANLRAPITSIGIALPHIKDELMLSNTAVSFITIVPLLAFSIVSLFAAKTSRHLGLEKTIFIALILIFIGVVVRSITHVSWLYIGTVLLGIGIAFGNVLAPAFIKAKFPLRIGIMTGYYTVVMNVFGSASTYATAPLVKHFHYNIAIGLISIVTLIALIVWAFQLKNKPEETSQVATTDVNVWKSPLSWQITLVMGGQSLIFYSLINWLPEYLNSQGFALDKAGLYLSILQIAIIPLTFITPIIATKMQSQYALTLGTGALFVIGVVIMMLEPTWALLSAILIGVASGLAFGLVNTFFSLRAEQGTTAAKLSGMSQSVGYLFAAIGPLFFGILHDISGSWILSLSILLITALAITIIGAGAGKNKTIEQTLNVK, from the coding sequence ATGAAACAAGACACAACTCACACTAAAATTAATTGGTTGTTATTTATAGGTATTTTACTTGTTGCAGCTAATTTAAGAGCGCCTATTACTTCAATAGGTATAGCATTACCTCATATAAAAGACGAATTGATGTTATCTAATACGGCAGTCAGCTTTATTACGATTGTACCGTTGTTAGCATTCTCTATCGTTTCATTGTTTGCGGCTAAAACGAGTCGTCATTTAGGTTTAGAGAAAACGATATTCATCGCGTTGATTCTTATCTTTATCGGCGTCGTTGTAAGATCAATTACGCATGTTTCTTGGTTATATATTGGTACAGTATTACTAGGCATTGGTATCGCATTTGGTAACGTCTTGGCACCAGCCTTTATTAAAGCTAAATTCCCACTACGTATAGGTATTATGACGGGTTACTATACGGTTGTTATGAATGTATTTGGGAGTGCGTCGACTTATGCGACTGCACCGCTTGTAAAGCATTTTCACTATAATATAGCTATAGGCTTAATTAGCATAGTTACATTAATAGCACTAATTGTTTGGGCATTTCAATTAAAAAATAAACCAGAAGAAACATCTCAGGTTGCTACAACAGATGTAAATGTATGGAAATCCCCATTATCTTGGCAAATTACGCTCGTTATGGGCGGACAATCGCTAATTTTCTATTCATTAATTAACTGGTTACCAGAATATTTAAATAGCCAAGGGTTCGCATTAGATAAAGCGGGATTATATTTATCAATATTACAAATTGCTATTATACCATTAACATTTATTACACCGATTATTGCTACTAAAATGCAATCTCAATACGCGTTGACATTAGGTACAGGTGCATTATTTGTCATTGGTGTTGTAATTATGATGCTCGAACCAACTTGGGCATTATTATCGGCGATCCTAATTGGAGTTGCTAGTGGGTTAGCCTTCGGTCTTGTGAATACATTTTTCAGTTTAAGAGCAGAACAAGGTACAACTGCTGCTAAGCTATCCGGCATGTCTCAATCGGTCGGCTATTTGTTTGCGGCAATAGGGCCATTGTTCTTCGGTATCTTACACGATATTTCAGGTAGTTGGATATTGTCGCTAAGTATATTATTAATTACTGCACTTGCTATTACGATAATTGGTGCTGGCGCAGGTAAAAATAAAACGATAGAACAGACGTTAAACGTAAAATAA
- a CDS encoding helix-turn-helix domain-containing protein — MSNIQNVIACNLMSYRKKNQLSLDKMSKLTNVSKNMLSQIERGESNPTITTLWKIANGLHLSLSELTTQQQDNVNFIDSTDILPIEDDNVVVYPYFPYDKSRQFEMFKMEIQPGCEKSSEGHHLNSEEFIIVNKGVLTISVNDEVYNIDETQALRFNSDIAHTYQNNTSELITFTATVYYQ; from the coding sequence ATGAGTAATATACAAAACGTTATCGCATGTAATTTAATGTCTTACCGCAAGAAAAACCAACTCAGTCTAGATAAAATGTCTAAGCTAACAAATGTAAGTAAAAACATGTTGAGTCAAATTGAAAGAGGAGAATCTAACCCTACCATTACGACATTGTGGAAAATTGCTAATGGCCTTCATTTATCACTTTCTGAACTAACAACTCAACAGCAAGATAATGTTAACTTTATCGATAGTACGGATATCTTACCGATTGAGGATGACAATGTCGTAGTTTATCCCTATTTCCCATACGATAAATCTAGACAGTTTGAAATGTTTAAAATGGAAATACAGCCCGGTTGCGAGAAGTCTTCGGAAGGTCACCATTTAAACTCTGAAGAATTTATTATCGTCAACAAAGGCGTTTTAACAATTAGCGTAAATGACGAAGTTTATAATATAGATGAAACACAGGCTTTACGTTTTAACAGTGATATCGCCCATACTTATCAAAATAATACCTCTGAATTAATTACCTTTACTGCAACAGTTTATTATCAATAA
- a CDS encoding ABC transporter substrate-binding protein — translation MTFEFKHDAGTTELPENINSAVALEFSFVDALVALDIDVKGIADDNDSTNLISPIKEEVGDYVSVGTRIDPDFESIRSAAPQVIIGDADRHKDIYDELSQIAPTILFSSFDAGYQETLEVFQRIGTAVSKSKEAKERLDSHQDLVNNYNNQISIDKNKATLAAVVSEQGVTAHSAKTYVGEFLGKLGFENALDKKVADKLPAYREADYLEMSYEQLAEVNPERLIVMVEDSDDDDLNKLQNSNQWDDIDAVKNNRVHFVNRDEWAKLRGLVASEDIIETLANLKE, via the coding sequence ATGACTTTTGAATTTAAGCATGATGCAGGAACTACTGAACTACCAGAAAATATTAATTCAGCGGTTGCGCTAGAATTTTCATTCGTTGACGCATTAGTTGCTTTAGATATAGACGTTAAAGGTATTGCTGATGATAATGACAGTACGAACTTAATATCACCAATCAAAGAAGAAGTTGGTGACTATGTTTCAGTTGGTACACGTATCGATCCAGACTTTGAATCAATTCGTTCTGCAGCTCCACAAGTAATTATCGGAGATGCTGATCGTCATAAAGATATATATGATGAATTAAGTCAAATTGCGCCTACGATTTTATTTAGCAGTTTTGACGCAGGTTATCAAGAAACGCTAGAAGTATTCCAACGTATTGGTACAGCTGTTTCTAAATCTAAAGAAGCGAAAGAACGTTTAGACAGCCATCAAGACTTAGTAAATAACTATAATAATCAAATTTCTATTGATAAAAATAAAGCAACATTAGCTGCTGTAGTTTCCGAACAAGGTGTAACTGCGCATTCAGCAAAAACTTATGTAGGTGAATTTTTAGGCAAATTAGGTTTTGAAAATGCACTTGATAAGAAAGTTGCAGATAAATTACCTGCATATAGAGAAGCAGATTATTTAGAAATGTCATATGAACAATTAGCTGAAGTTAATCCAGAAAGATTAATTGTTATGGTTGAAGATAGTGATGACGATGACTTAAATAAACTTCAAAATAGTAATCAATGGGATGACATTGATGCTGTGAAAAATAATAGAGTTCACTTTGTAAACAGAGATGAATGGGCTAAATTACGTGGTCTAGTCGCTTCTGAAGATATTATAGAAACTTTAGCTAACCTAAAAGAATAG
- a CDS encoding CorA family divalent cation transporter, producing the protein MRFIYENDHQQVIVTETKASLPNDGRFIWYDSSHPSDEDKGFLEQHFSLDKHKIEESIYTISRPQIDVDEHQQNKYFVLHTITNTDFSANPLSITAFQNSMVTVHENNIPVLDQVIEQLQSGKLKFDNESITLAILDNITNSYFKYVNDVEDTVFSFEYKNVNATGNNKLMDDVFDIRSEIIKLKRVLLPMQQMIDDVTEGNVLASSPKNRRLIKHIQNRLKRQNDTLAASESITEEIKDNNESYRSNKINNVMNVLTMISSIFFPLSLLTGWYGMNFSFMPELQWKYSYFVFIAIMAIITIWLILLFKKKKWF; encoded by the coding sequence ATGCGTTTTATATACGAAAATGACCATCAACAAGTTATAGTCACCGAGACGAAGGCTAGCTTACCTAATGATGGACGCTTTATTTGGTATGACAGTAGTCATCCATCAGATGAAGATAAAGGGTTTCTTGAACAGCATTTTAGTTTAGATAAACATAAAATTGAAGAATCTATTTATACAATTTCACGACCTCAAATTGATGTCGATGAGCATCAACAAAATAAATATTTTGTATTACACACCATTACAAACACTGACTTTTCAGCCAACCCTTTGAGCATTACAGCATTTCAAAATTCGATGGTAACCGTACATGAAAATAACATTCCAGTACTTGATCAAGTCATTGAGCAATTACAAAGTGGTAAACTCAAATTTGATAATGAAAGCATTACTTTAGCAATTCTAGATAATATAACCAACAGTTATTTTAAATACGTAAATGATGTGGAAGATACTGTATTTTCTTTCGAATATAAAAACGTTAATGCTACAGGCAACAATAAATTAATGGATGACGTGTTTGATATACGGTCAGAAATTATTAAACTAAAACGCGTTCTATTACCTATGCAACAAATGATAGATGATGTAACAGAGGGTAATGTGCTTGCTTCAAGCCCTAAAAATCGCAGACTTATCAAACACATCCAAAACAGACTAAAAAGACAAAATGATACGCTAGCAGCCAGTGAAAGCATCACTGAAGAAATTAAAGATAATAACGAATCGTATCGTTCAAACAAAATTAATAACGTTATGAACGTACTTACGATGATTTCGTCTATTTTCTTCCCACTTTCCTTATTAACTGGTTGGTATGGTATGAACTTTTCATTTATGCCAGAACTGCAGTGGAAGTATAGCTATTTCGTCTTTATCGCAATAATGGCCATCATAACAATTTGGTTAATCTTATTGTTTAAAAAGAAAAAATGGTTTTAA
- a CDS encoding YrhK family protein: MYYKALYQLNDVVLGLVFLIGSFLFFSDSTVFSGTVLFVIGSIQMTIRPLIAFFHDLHLARYHQKQQKLNK; this comes from the coding sequence ATGTATTATAAAGCACTATACCAACTGAATGATGTAGTACTAGGCTTGGTGTTTTTAATTGGTAGTTTTCTATTCTTTAGTGATAGCACGGTCTTTTCAGGCACTGTACTATTCGTTATTGGTAGTATTCAAATGACTATCAGACCGCTTATCGCCTTTTTCCACGATTTACATCTTGCACGCTATCATCAAAAACAGCAAAAGCTTAATAAATAA
- a CDS encoding aminoacyltransferase: protein MHFTKLTEEEYAEFITHLPVHYTQSSEQYNYRKQHKNDVHIVGVKDNDNVVAACLLSEARTMKIFKYFYSHKGPVLDYKNKDIVDCFFKGLNKYLKKHRTLFVLVDPYVLETVRNADGDILRSFDNTELITQLNKLGYKHQGYSVGYSQKSQIRWLSVLNVEGKSEQEVLKEMDYQTRRNIKRAQEMNVETKTLDISETERFYKLYKKAETRHNFKFKEDPHEFFKETQKMYPEHSMLKLAYVDLNKYLQQLSQKSEQLNAELKDIEYKLVDSPNSKKSKNKFEQLKQQVNSNNKKITEAQQLMREEGEILDLAAALYIYNKDEVYYLSSGSDPKFYQFNGAYGLQWDMIKFTIANHIPRYNFYGITGDFSEEADDYGVQQFKKGFNAHVEEYIGDFIKPIHPLFYKIYQFINK from the coding sequence ATGCATTTCACCAAATTAACAGAAGAAGAATACGCAGAATTTATTACGCATCTTCCAGTTCATTACACGCAATCAAGCGAACAATATAATTATAGAAAACAACATAAAAATGATGTCCATATAGTAGGAGTAAAAGACAACGATAATGTTGTTGCTGCATGTTTATTATCTGAAGCTAGAACGATGAAAATTTTTAAATATTTTTATTCACATAAAGGGCCAGTGCTTGATTATAAAAATAAAGATATAGTGGACTGTTTTTTTAAAGGTTTAAATAAATATTTAAAAAAACATAGAACGTTATTCGTTTTAGTAGATCCTTATGTATTAGAAACAGTAAGAAATGCAGACGGTGATATATTACGTTCATTTGATAATACCGAATTAATCACACAATTAAATAAACTTGGCTACAAACATCAAGGCTACTCAGTAGGATATTCTCAAAAAAGCCAAATAAGATGGCTTTCGGTACTAAACGTTGAGGGTAAAAGCGAACAAGAAGTGTTGAAAGAGATGGACTATCAAACAAGACGTAATATTAAAAGAGCACAAGAAATGAATGTAGAAACTAAGACATTAGATATTTCAGAAACTGAACGATTTTATAAGTTATATAAAAAAGCAGAAACACGCCATAATTTTAAATTTAAAGAAGATCCACATGAATTTTTTAAAGAAACGCAAAAAATGTATCCTGAGCATTCAATGTTGAAGTTGGCCTATGTAGATTTAAATAAATACTTACAACAGTTATCCCAAAAAAGTGAGCAACTGAACGCTGAACTTAAAGATATAGAATATAAATTAGTGGATAGTCCTAACTCTAAGAAAAGTAAAAATAAGTTTGAACAATTAAAGCAACAAGTGAATAGTAATAATAAAAAAATTACAGAGGCGCAACAATTAATGCGTGAAGAAGGAGAAATTTTAGATTTAGCTGCTGCGCTATATATTTATAATAAAGATGAGGTTTATTATTTATCCAGTGGTTCAGATCCTAAATTTTACCAATTTAATGGTGCTTATGGTTTACAGTGGGACATGATTAAATTTACGATCGCCAATCATATTCCACGCTATAATTTTTACGGTATAACGGGAGATTTTAGCGAAGAAGCGGACGATTATGGTGTTCAACAATTTAAAAAAGGATTCAATGCGCATGTGGAAGAGTATATCGGAGATTTTATTAAACCGATTCATCCATTATTTTATAAAATTTATCAGTTTATCAATAAATAG
- a CDS encoding ketose-bisphosphate aldolase, whose translation MKNREILQHAKREKFAIPQININELIWIEPVLKAAESMHAPIIIATSDNLVPTLGGYEFIFKTIKNKVQAMDISVPVIIHLDHSTSIENCRHAIDVGYDSIMYDGSKLPIESNIAYTKQVADYAHQSDVLVEGEVGGVGGTEDGISGNVKYASLDDCYQLVTQTNLDSLAPALGSVHGEYKGEPNLGFKEMEEIESQLDIPLVLHGASGISDEELLRTINLGHAKINFNTEVKIAWAKQLRQTLEKDKQLYDPQKIIGPSKDAIEEAVKSLIIKCNATNQA comes from the coding sequence ATGAAAAATAGAGAGATTTTGCAACATGCAAAACGTGAAAAATTTGCTATCCCACAAATAAATATTAATGAACTTATTTGGATAGAACCCGTATTAAAAGCAGCAGAATCGATGCATGCACCAATTATAATAGCTACTTCTGATAATTTAGTGCCCACATTAGGCGGTTATGAGTTTATATTCAAAACGATAAAAAACAAGGTGCAAGCTATGGATATTTCAGTGCCTGTTATTATACATTTAGATCATAGCACTTCGATAGAAAATTGCCGACACGCGATAGACGTTGGGTATGATTCAATCATGTATGATGGTTCAAAATTGCCAATTGAATCAAATATTGCCTACACTAAACAAGTTGCAGATTATGCTCATCAAAGCGATGTTTTAGTTGAAGGAGAAGTTGGTGGTGTCGGTGGTACAGAAGATGGCATTAGTGGTAATGTAAAATACGCTAGTTTGGACGATTGCTATCAATTAGTGACACAAACCAATCTAGATAGCTTGGCACCTGCTTTAGGCTCAGTACATGGAGAATACAAAGGTGAACCTAATCTAGGGTTTAAAGAAATGGAAGAAATTGAGTCCCAATTAGACATTCCGTTAGTCTTACATGGTGCTTCTGGTATCTCAGACGAAGAATTATTGAGAACAATTAATTTAGGTCATGCAAAGATAAACTTTAATACCGAAGTTAAAATTGCATGGGCTAAACAACTGAGACAAACTTTAGAGAAAGATAAACAGTTATACGATCCCCAAAAGATTATCGGTCCTAGTAAAGATGCTATCGAAGAAGCGGTTAAATCACTTATAATTAAATGTAATGCTACAAATCAAGCTTAG
- a CDS encoding gluconate:H+ symporter, which yields MFGEIWPLISVVIGVLVLLVLIMLLKMNTFISLIVTSMFTGIILGMPIDKIVEVVEKGMGDTLGSIAIIFGLGSILGKLLSEGGGATRIADKLIEKFGEKYVTLAMIVASFIIGISLFLEVAFVLLIPLVFTLAKRMKISNLKVGLPMATSIAITHGFLPPHPGPVAISQALHANIGHVLMYGFIIGIPLAIIVGVIFPKFAYKIAPVAFTREGNQGTIADTQKIENKTLPSFGISLLTALSPVILMLLATVVQLITGHEDGKATGFEGFIYFIGSSTTAMLIAVLFAMYTMGIRRKHSMHQIMQTVSDAITPIAMLLLIIGGGGVFKQILIDGGVGDTISKMFHGTEMSPIILAWLAAAILRVALGSTTVAALSSVGIVLPLIQSVDVNISLVVLAIGAGSIFCSHVNDAGFWMFKEYFGLTIKETFLTWTLLESILSVLGLGFILLVNVII from the coding sequence ATGTTTGGAGAAATTTGGCCACTGATTAGTGTTGTTATTGGGGTATTGGTGTTACTTGTATTAATTATGTTACTTAAAATGAATACATTTATTTCTTTAATTGTTACTTCAATGTTTACTGGTATTATTTTAGGAATGCCAATAGATAAAATCGTTGAAGTAGTAGAAAAAGGTATGGGAGATACGTTAGGTAGTATTGCCATAATCTTTGGGTTGGGTTCCATTTTAGGTAAGTTATTATCTGAAGGTGGAGGCGCAACAAGAATTGCTGATAAATTGATAGAGAAATTCGGTGAAAAGTATGTAACCTTAGCAATGATTGTTGCTTCGTTTATTATTGGTATATCGCTATTTTTAGAAGTAGCATTTGTGTTACTTATTCCATTAGTATTTACGCTAGCTAAAAGAATGAAAATATCAAATCTCAAAGTCGGCCTACCAATGGCTACTTCCATAGCTATTACACATGGCTTTTTACCACCTCACCCTGGGCCTGTAGCAATTTCACAAGCGCTTCATGCTAACATCGGACACGTACTTATGTACGGCTTTATTATAGGGATTCCATTAGCAATTATTGTAGGCGTGATATTCCCGAAATTTGCATACAAAATTGCTCCAGTAGCGTTCACACGTGAAGGTAATCAGGGAACAATTGCAGATACGCAAAAAATTGAGAATAAAACATTACCTAGTTTTGGTATTAGTTTATTAACTGCGTTAAGTCCAGTCATTTTAATGTTATTAGCAACTGTTGTTCAATTAATTACAGGTCATGAAGATGGTAAAGCGACAGGCTTTGAAGGTTTTATTTACTTTATTGGATCATCAACGACTGCAATGCTTATCGCTGTATTATTTGCAATGTACACGATGGGGATTAGAAGAAAGCATTCAATGCACCAAATTATGCAAACGGTTTCAGATGCGATTACGCCAATTGCTATGTTACTACTAATTATTGGTGGTGGCGGTGTATTCAAGCAGATACTTATTGATGGAGGAGTTGGCGATACAATTTCTAAAATGTTCCATGGTACAGAAATGTCACCGATAATATTAGCTTGGCTAGCTGCAGCTATTCTACGAGTAGCATTAGGTTCTACTACAGTAGCAGCATTATCATCTGTGGGTATTGTTTTACCACTTATTCAATCTGTTGATGTAAATATTTCACTTGTGGTATTAGCCATAGGTGCTGGAAGTATCTTCTGTTCGCACGTAAATGATGCTGGATTTTGGATGTTCAAAGAATATTTTGGTCTAACGATTAAAGAAACGTTTTTAACTTGGACTTTACTTGAGTCTATATTATCTGTTTTAGGATTGGGCTTTATATTACTTGTAAACGTAATTATTTAA